Proteins co-encoded in one Flavobacterium fluviale genomic window:
- the aceB gene encoding malate synthase A — protein MKNQIETTETAMEFLAEKKLLYSKIWTEEAVTFITELHRKFESQRKLLLLQREQKQVTFDQGIMPVFIPETKSIREGNWTAGEIPKDLLDRRVEITGPVDRKMIINALNSGAKTFMADFEDSTSPTWQNLMEGQLNLIDAVNKTITFTDLVKQKSYHLNEKTATLIVRPRGLHLPEKHLLIDGKEVSGSLVDFGLYVFHNHKRLLENNSGPYFYIPKVEHYLEARWWNNLIDFTEDYLNLKRGTIKVTVLIETITASFQLDEIIYELKEHIVGLNCGRWDYIFSYIKKFRKNPKFIVPDRDQVNMTSPFMNAYSNLVIQRCHERGIHAIGGMTAQIPIRNNEEANAVAFAKVKTDKEREVRNGHDGTWVAHPDLVSLAKEIFDKGMPTPNQIHIKREHRKITEADLIEPPIGIITENGVRKNINVGVLYLASWLNGQGAAALHNLMEDAATAEISRSQLWQWLQNKVVLDNGRKLDLAYYHELALDEFRKIKEELGEENHEKQQFPLAEKVLERLVVNTDFVDFLTIPCYKYL, from the coding sequence ATGAAAAACCAAATTGAAACTACCGAAACGGCGATGGAATTTTTAGCCGAAAAGAAGCTTCTTTATTCAAAGATCTGGACAGAAGAAGCGGTTACTTTTATAACTGAACTGCATAGAAAATTCGAATCACAGCGAAAACTATTGCTTTTGCAGCGCGAGCAAAAACAAGTCACTTTTGATCAGGGAATTATGCCGGTTTTTATTCCGGAAACGAAAAGTATCAGAGAAGGCAATTGGACAGCAGGCGAAATTCCGAAAGATTTGTTGGACCGAAGAGTAGAAATTACTGGACCCGTTGATCGCAAAATGATTATCAACGCCTTAAATTCTGGAGCGAAAACTTTTATGGCCGATTTTGAAGACAGCACTTCGCCAACTTGGCAAAATCTGATGGAAGGCCAGCTGAATTTAATCGATGCGGTAAATAAAACAATCACGTTTACTGATTTGGTGAAACAGAAATCGTATCACTTAAATGAAAAAACGGCGACGCTGATTGTGCGCCCAAGAGGTTTACATCTGCCGGAAAAACATCTTTTAATTGATGGAAAAGAGGTTTCGGGTTCTCTGGTAGATTTTGGATTGTATGTTTTTCATAATCATAAACGACTTTTAGAAAACAATTCAGGACCCTATTTCTATATTCCGAAAGTAGAACATTATCTGGAAGCGCGCTGGTGGAATAATCTAATTGATTTTACCGAGGATTATTTGAATCTTAAAAGAGGAACTATAAAAGTGACGGTTTTAATTGAAACCATAACGGCAAGTTTTCAGCTGGATGAAATTATTTACGAATTAAAAGAACATATCGTGGGTTTAAACTGCGGACGCTGGGATTATATTTTTTCTTATATCAAAAAGTTTAGAAAAAATCCAAAATTCATCGTTCCAGACCGTGATCAGGTAAATATGACTTCGCCTTTTATGAATGCATATTCCAATTTGGTGATTCAAAGATGTCATGAAAGAGGCATTCACGCCATCGGCGGAATGACCGCGCAAATTCCGATTCGAAACAATGAAGAAGCCAATGCAGTTGCTTTTGCAAAAGTAAAAACCGATAAAGAGCGTGAAGTTCGAAACGGCCACGACGGAACTTGGGTAGCGCATCCAGATTTGGTTTCGCTGGCAAAAGAAATTTTTGATAAAGGAATGCCAACGCCAAACCAGATTCATATTAAAAGAGAACATCGGAAAATTACAGAAGCCGATTTGATTGAACCGCCAATCGGAATCATCACTGAAAACGGTGTTCGAAAAAATATCAATGTTGGGGTTTTGTATCTGGCTTCGTGGCTGAATGGACAAGGCGCCGCGGCTTTGCATAATTTGATGGAAGATGCAGCAACGGCCGAAATTTCGAGATCGCAATTATGGCAATGGCTTCAAAATAAAGTGGTTTTAGATAATGGGCGAAAATTAGATTTGGCTTATTATCACGAATTGGCTTTAGATGAATTCAGAAAAATCAAAGAGGAATTAGGCGAAGAAAACCACGAAAAACAACAATTTCCATTGGCTGAAAAAGTATTGGAAAGATTAGTGGTAAATACTGATTTTGTTGACTTTTTGACTATTCCTTGCTACAAATATTTATGA
- the aceA gene encoding isocitrate lyase: MKTTEDRIQELINDWITNPRWKGVERPYTAAEVVTLQGSYQIEHSIAKMGAQKLWRKLKNQDYVAGLGALTGNQAIQEVDAGLEAIYLSGWQVAADANLAGEMYPDQSLYPVNSVPMVVKKINNALLRADQIQTVNEIEDKKDYLVPIVADAEAGFGGNLNAFELMKSMIEAGASGVHFEDQLSSAKKCGHLGGKVLVPTQEAINKLIAARLASDVMGVSTLIVARTDADAANLLTSDADPRDRKFLTGEKTAEGFFYVKNGIDQGIARGLSYAPYADLIWMETSNPDLDYARKFATAMKKEFPDKMLAYNCSPSFNWAAKLTVAEMETFREDLAAMGYKFQFITLAGFHALNTSMFELSKAYKERGMAGYSELQEREFALQKNGFRAVKHQAFVGTSYFDAVQNTVMIGRSSITAMKHSTEVEQF, encoded by the coding sequence ATGAAAACAACAGAAGACAGAATTCAGGAATTGATTAACGATTGGATTACGAACCCGAGATGGAAAGGGGTTGAACGTCCTTATACTGCTGCAGAAGTAGTTACGCTTCAGGGATCTTATCAAATTGAGCATTCTATTGCCAAAATGGGAGCGCAAAAATTATGGAGAAAGTTAAAAAATCAAGATTATGTTGCGGGATTGGGCGCGTTAACTGGGAATCAGGCGATTCAAGAAGTTGATGCGGGTTTAGAGGCGATTTATTTGAGTGGCTGGCAAGTTGCTGCTGATGCAAATCTGGCGGGAGAAATGTACCCAGACCAATCACTTTATCCGGTAAACAGCGTTCCGATGGTGGTAAAAAAAATCAATAATGCTTTATTACGTGCCGATCAGATTCAAACTGTAAATGAAATTGAAGATAAAAAAGATTATTTAGTTCCGATTGTAGCCGATGCCGAAGCAGGTTTTGGAGGAAATCTGAATGCTTTCGAATTAATGAAATCGATGATTGAAGCTGGAGCTTCTGGAGTTCATTTTGAAGATCAGTTGAGTTCTGCTAAAAAGTGCGGGCACTTGGGCGGAAAAGTTTTAGTGCCAACGCAGGAAGCGATCAATAAATTAATTGCAGCACGTTTGGCATCTGATGTTATGGGAGTTTCAACTTTAATTGTGGCAAGAACAGATGCTGATGCAGCAAATTTATTAACAAGCGATGCCGACCCAAGAGACAGGAAATTTTTAACAGGTGAAAAAACTGCCGAAGGTTTCTTCTACGTTAAAAACGGAATTGATCAGGGAATTGCAAGAGGTTTGAGCTACGCGCCGTATGCTGATTTAATTTGGATGGAAACCAGCAATCCGGATTTGGATTATGCGAGAAAGTTTGCCACGGCTATGAAAAAAGAATTTCCGGATAAAATGCTGGCGTACAACTGTTCTCCGTCCTTCAATTGGGCTGCAAAATTAACGGTTGCCGAAATGGAAACGTTTAGAGAAGATTTGGCAGCAATGGGCTATAAATTTCAATTTATTACTTTGGCAGGATTCCATGCTTTGAATACTAGTATGTTTGAATTGTCAAAAGCCTATAAAGAACGCGGCATGGCAGGATATTCTGAATTGCAGGAAAGAGAATTCGCTTTACAAAAAAACGGATTTAGAGCGGTAAAACATCAAGCGTTTGTTGGAACTTCTTATTTTGACGCCGTTCAAAATACGGTTATGATAGGAAGATCTTCGATAACGGCAATGAAACATTCTACAGAGGTTGAGCAATTTTAA
- a CDS encoding Crp/Fnr family transcriptional regulator, with translation MALILENIAKHVSLTPEEQALFLSKLETNTYKAKTVLLNAGEVCKHSYFVNSGILRSFNINDNIVEHVLSFACEGWWMSDMYSFFSQKPGQLFIEVLEEAEVVSLSKENQEQLYLEIPKLERFFRILIENSLVANQQRLMDNLSLPAEERFEKFSKKYGTLIHKVPQKQIASFIGVTPEFFSKMKARLLKK, from the coding sequence ATGGCATTAATTCTCGAAAACATTGCCAAACACGTTTCTCTGACACCAGAAGAACAGGCGCTTTTTTTATCTAAATTAGAAACAAATACTTATAAAGCCAAAACGGTTTTATTGAATGCCGGTGAAGTCTGTAAACATTCTTACTTTGTTAATTCGGGTATTTTAAGAAGTTTCAATATCAACGATAATATTGTTGAACATGTTTTATCATTTGCCTGCGAAGGCTGGTGGATGAGCGATATGTACAGTTTTTTTTCACAAAAACCGGGACAGCTTTTTATTGAAGTTCTCGAAGAAGCAGAAGTTGTTTCATTGTCAAAAGAAAATCAGGAACAATTGTATTTGGAGATTCCAAAATTAGAGCGCTTCTTTAGAATTTTAATCGAAAATTCATTGGTTGCGAATCAGCAAAGATTAATGGACAACTTAAGTTTACCTGCTGAAGAACGTTTTGAAAAATTCAGTAAAAAATACGGAACCTTAATTCACAAAGTTCCTCAAAAACAAATCGCTTCATTCATTGGAGTAACGCCTGAATTTTTCAGCAAAATGAAAGCAAGACTTTTGAAGAAATAA
- a CDS encoding DUF6370 family protein, giving the protein MKKLIFVLFLFIGIAAQAQTKKKFDKPTVVEASCGECQFGMKGKSCDLAVRIDGKSYFVDGTTIHDHGDAHADKGFCNAISKALVTGEIKGDRFKATSFTLIDDKK; this is encoded by the coding sequence ATGAAAAAACTTATATTCGTGCTTTTCCTCTTTATCGGGATTGCAGCACAAGCGCAAACCAAAAAGAAATTTGACAAACCAACAGTCGTCGAAGCATCTTGTGGAGAATGTCAATTCGGAATGAAAGGCAAAAGTTGTGATTTAGCCGTTCGCATTGACGGAAAATCTTATTTCGTTGACGGAACTACAATTCACGATCACGGAGATGCTCACGCTGACAAAGGTTTTTGCAATGCGATCAGTAAAGCATTAGTTACGGGAGAAATCAAAGGAGACAGATTTAAAGCAACTTCATTTACTTTAATCGACGATAAAAAATAA
- the purT gene encoding formate-dependent phosphoribosylglycinamide formyltransferase translates to MQHSKMKILLLGSGELGKEFVIAAQRIGQTIIAVDSYENAPAMQVAHGFEIINMLDGEALDRIVAKHKPDFIVPEIEAIRTERFYDYEKQGITVVPSAKAANFTMNRKAIRDLAAKELGLKTAKYQYATSAEKLQKAVQEVGIPCVVKPLMSSSGKGQSTIKTKEDVLKAWEYAVAGSRGDVIEVIVEAFVDFHSEITLLTITQNGNPTLFCAPIGHRQERGDYQESWQPAQVSEADLYEAQDMAEKITEALGGAGLFGVEFFLTNNGVYFSELSPRPHDTGMVTLAGTQNFNEFELHLRAILSLPIFEITLEKAGASAVILASEDSTNPTFSGIEKVAALPKTDFRIFGKPTSRPYRRMGVVLANDSLITPIEKVTERAKETAKLITVNS, encoded by the coding sequence ATACAACACTCCAAAATGAAAATACTACTTCTGGGTTCAGGCGAATTAGGCAAAGAATTTGTCATTGCCGCGCAACGAATCGGACAAACCATAATAGCTGTTGACAGTTACGAAAATGCTCCGGCGATGCAAGTTGCACACGGATTTGAAATCATTAATATGCTTGACGGCGAGGCTTTAGACCGAATCGTAGCCAAACACAAACCCGATTTTATAGTTCCCGAAATAGAAGCCATTCGCACAGAACGTTTTTACGACTACGAAAAACAGGGAATTACGGTTGTTCCTTCAGCGAAAGCGGCGAACTTTACTATGAACCGTAAAGCAATCCGTGATTTAGCTGCAAAAGAATTAGGTTTAAAAACAGCCAAATATCAATATGCAACTTCTGCAGAAAAATTACAAAAAGCCGTTCAGGAAGTTGGAATTCCTTGTGTGGTAAAACCTCTTATGTCTTCGTCTGGAAAAGGGCAATCGACTATAAAAACCAAGGAAGATGTTTTAAAAGCCTGGGAATATGCCGTTGCAGGTTCGCGTGGTGATGTTATCGAAGTTATTGTAGAAGCTTTTGTAGATTTCCATTCTGAGATTACACTTTTGACGATTACTCAAAATGGAAATCCGACTTTATTTTGCGCTCCAATTGGACACCGACAAGAACGAGGCGATTATCAGGAAAGCTGGCAACCGGCACAAGTTTCTGAAGCTGATTTGTATGAAGCGCAGGATATGGCGGAAAAAATCACCGAGGCTCTTGGCGGCGCTGGACTTTTTGGCGTTGAATTTTTCTTAACCAATAACGGTGTTTATTTCTCTGAACTTTCTCCTCGACCGCATGATACTGGAATGGTAACTTTGGCCGGAACGCAGAATTTCAATGAATTTGAATTGCATTTACGTGCGATTCTAAGTCTTCCAATTTTCGAGATTACTTTAGAAAAAGCCGGAGCAAGTGCCGTAATTTTAGCTTCTGAAGATTCGACAAATCCAACTTTCAGCGGAATCGAAAAAGTCGCTGCTTTACCCAAAACCGACTTCAGGATTTTTGGCAAACCAACGTCAAGACCTTACCGAAGAATGGGAGTTGTTTTAGCGAACGATTCATTAATAACTCCAATCGAAAAAGTAACAGAACGCGCCAAAGAAACGGCGAAATTAATAACCGTAAATTCTTAA
- a CDS encoding peptidase U32 family protein: MKKKIEILAPAKDLIGGMAAINSGADAVYIGAPQFGARSNANNSIEDVAALVQYAHLFNAQVFVVMNTILYDNELETCRSMIWELYDIGVDALIIQDMAIMEMDLPPIVLHASTQANNRDADKIKFLKDAGIKRVVLARELNLHQIKTIYDHADVELEFFVTGALCVSFSGNCYMSVANGERSANRGSCAQNCRLPYNLIDGNGETLIRNSHLLSIKDLDISEQIPNLIEAGIVSFKIEGRLKDVVYVKNNVSYLRQKLDSYLEGAGSEKYIKASSGTCTYTFDSSLSRTFNRGYTDYFVNERHSSIGSWESPKSKGQYIGKLIRTVGNAYEIENGELLNNGDGLCFINENNEADGIYVNKAENGKIYPNVLKEVKDGTFIYRNNDAAFIKIVEREDSAVRKLSTTLLLTETETGFELIATDEDGNVSIVNLEHAKEQTKTGESIEENIKTQLAKTGFTPYTANEINIMFSQNWFLPISKINEMRRTVYDQLTEIRLANYKREEHQLVKTSHPYPETKLDFMYNVSNKTARKFYERHGVTEIEKAFELQWDPGKSRVMTTKYCIKYELKKCPIHQKDIVGVKVKEPLVLKQGELEYKLKFNCKPCEMEIWEKDAEFEIEEDHFH, from the coding sequence ATGAAGAAGAAAATTGAAATATTAGCTCCTGCTAAAGATTTAATTGGAGGAATGGCCGCCATCAACAGTGGCGCCGATGCTGTATATATTGGTGCACCGCAGTTTGGTGCACGTTCTAATGCCAACAATTCTATTGAAGATGTTGCTGCTTTGGTACAATATGCACATTTATTTAATGCTCAGGTTTTTGTTGTTATGAATACCATATTGTACGATAACGAACTGGAAACGTGTCGCTCAATGATTTGGGAATTATACGATATTGGTGTCGATGCCCTGATTATTCAAGATATGGCGATTATGGAAATGGACTTACCTCCTATCGTACTTCACGCCAGTACACAAGCTAATAATCGTGATGCCGATAAAATTAAATTCCTTAAAGATGCCGGAATCAAACGTGTGGTTTTAGCACGTGAATTGAACCTTCATCAAATTAAAACAATCTACGATCATGCTGATGTTGAGTTAGAATTTTTCGTGACCGGAGCTTTGTGTGTTTCTTTTAGCGGAAACTGTTATATGAGTGTGGCAAACGGAGAACGCAGCGCCAACCGTGGTTCATGCGCACAAAACTGTCGTTTACCATACAACTTAATCGACGGAAACGGAGAAACTTTAATCAGAAACAGTCACTTACTTTCGATAAAAGATTTAGATATTTCAGAACAAATTCCGAATTTGATTGAAGCCGGAATTGTTTCTTTTAAAATCGAAGGGAGATTAAAAGATGTTGTTTATGTTAAAAACAACGTTTCTTATTTACGTCAAAAACTAGACAGCTATTTAGAAGGAGCAGGAAGCGAAAAATATATAAAAGCTTCTTCGGGAACTTGCACCTATACTTTTGATTCTTCTCTAAGCAGAACTTTCAACCGCGGTTATACGGATTATTTTGTAAACGAAAGACACAGTTCTATTGGTTCTTGGGAAAGCCCAAAATCAAAAGGGCAATATATTGGTAAATTGATCAGAACTGTTGGAAACGCTTACGAAATCGAAAACGGTGAACTACTAAACAATGGCGACGGACTTTGCTTTATCAACGAAAACAATGAAGCCGATGGAATTTACGTAAACAAAGCTGAAAACGGTAAAATTTATCCAAACGTTTTAAAAGAAGTAAAAGACGGAACTTTCATCTATAGAAATAACGACGCTGCTTTCATTAAAATTGTAGAAAGAGAAGACAGTGCCGTTCGTAAATTAAGTACCACTTTACTACTTACTGAAACAGAAACTGGTTTCGAGTTAATCGCAACCGATGAAGACGGAAACGTAAGCATCGTAAATTTAGAACACGCAAAAGAACAGACCAAAACAGGCGAGTCTATCGAAGAAAATATCAAAACACAATTGGCAAAAACAGGTTTTACACCTTATACTGCTAATGAAATCAATATTATGTTTTCTCAAAACTGGTTCCTTCCTATTTCAAAAATCAACGAAATGCGAAGAACTGTTTACGATCAGTTAACAGAAATTCGTTTGGCAAACTATAAACGCGAAGAACACCAGTTGGTAAAAACGTCACATCCGTACCCCGAAACCAAGCTTGATTTCATGTACAATGTTTCGAACAAAACGGCTCGTAAATTCTACGAACGTCACGGTGTTACCGAAATTGAAAAAGCATTTGAATTACAATGGGATCCAGGAAAATCTCGTGTAATGACAACGAAATACTGCATCAAATACGAATTAAAAAAATGCCCGATACATCAAAAAGATATTGTAGGCGTTAAGGTAAAAGAACCATTGGTATTAAAGCAAGGCGAATTGGAATACAAACTAAAATTCAATTGCAAGCCCTGCGAAATGGAAATCTGGGAAAAAGATGCCGAATTTGAAATTGAAGAAGATCATTTTCACTAG
- a CDS encoding ferritin-like domain-containing protein, protein MIHTDETTKEAVKTLEGLISILEDGKLGYTNAAEHVENPAMKTDFLEYARERALFIVELQDEINKLGKSTDTSGGGPLGALHRTWIDIKSSFTGGDTEAIINACVTGEEAAIEKYKSALDENHLEHNQVSIVSKQLNSIQNTLSQIKMRAN, encoded by the coding sequence ATGATACATACAGATGAAACCACAAAAGAAGCAGTTAAAACTTTGGAAGGATTAATTTCAATTCTTGAAGACGGAAAATTAGGATATACAAATGCTGCAGAGCATGTAGAAAATCCAGCAATGAAAACTGACTTTCTAGAATATGCTAGAGAAAGAGCTTTATTTATTGTAGAATTACAAGACGAGATTAACAAATTAGGAAAATCAACAGATACATCTGGCGGAGGACCACTTGGAGCTTTACACCGCACATGGATTGACATTAAATCATCATTTACAGGAGGAGATACAGAAGCAATCATCAATGCCTGTGTAACTGGTGAAGAAGCAGCAATTGAAAAATACAAATCTGCATTAGATGAAAACCATCTTGAACACAATCAAGTTTCTATTGTTTCAAAACAATTAAACAGTATTCAAAATACTTTATCACAAATTAAAATGAGAGCGAATTAA
- a CDS encoding pyridoxal phosphate-dependent aminotransferase, with amino-acid sequence MNHILSDRINNLATSQTLAMAALARELKAQGKDIISLSLGEPDFNTPDFIKEAAKKAIDDNYSTYSPVDGYQDLKEAICRKFKRDNNLEYKPSQIVVSTGAKQSLYNIAQVMLNDGDEVILPAPYWVSYFEIVKLSGGVPVEVPTSVETDFKITPEQLEAAITPKTKMMWFSSPCNPSGSVYSREELTALAKVLEKHPNIYVVADEIYEHINFSGTFCSIGSIPGMLEKTITVNGVAKAFAMTGYRIGYIGAPEFIAKACTKIQGQVTSGANSVAQRATITAVDADPSVLNEMVQAFHGRRDLVVGLLKEIPGVKINVPEGAFYVFPDVSSFFGKTLKGTEIKDANDVSMYLLAEANVATVTGDAFGNPNCIRFSYATSNDILKEALRRIKEALTA; translated from the coding sequence ATGAATCATATTCTTTCGGACAGAATCAACAACTTAGCGACTTCACAAACATTAGCTATGGCTGCTTTAGCTCGCGAACTAAAAGCACAAGGAAAAGACATTATTAGTTTAAGTTTAGGTGAACCTGATTTCAATACGCCTGACTTTATTAAAGAAGCTGCAAAAAAAGCAATCGACGATAATTACAGTACATATTCTCCAGTTGATGGATATCAAGATCTAAAAGAAGCAATCTGCAGAAAATTCAAAAGAGATAATAATTTAGAATACAAACCATCTCAAATTGTAGTTTCTACAGGAGCAAAACAATCTTTATACAACATTGCACAAGTAATGTTAAATGATGGTGACGAAGTTATTTTACCAGCACCATACTGGGTTTCTTATTTCGAAATCGTTAAACTTTCTGGCGGAGTTCCTGTGGAAGTTCCAACTTCTGTTGAAACAGATTTTAAAATTACTCCAGAACAATTAGAAGCTGCTATCACACCAAAAACGAAAATGATGTGGTTTTCTTCTCCTTGTAATCCTTCAGGATCTGTTTACAGCAGAGAAGAATTAACGGCTCTGGCAAAAGTTTTAGAAAAACACCCAAATATTTACGTAGTTGCAGATGAGATTTATGAGCACATCAATTTCTCAGGAACTTTCTGCAGTATCGGTTCAATCCCTGGAATGTTAGAAAAAACAATCACAGTAAACGGAGTTGCAAAAGCATTTGCAATGACAGGATATAGAATTGGTTATATTGGTGCTCCTGAATTTATTGCAAAAGCATGTACAAAAATTCAAGGACAGGTAACATCTGGAGCAAATTCTGTAGCACAAAGAGCTACAATCACAGCGGTAGATGCTGATCCAAGCGTATTAAACGAAATGGTTCAGGCTTTCCACGGACGCAGAGATTTAGTTGTTGGATTATTAAAAGAAATTCCAGGAGTAAAAATCAACGTTCCAGAAGGTGCATTCTACGTATTCCCAGACGTTTCTTCTTTCTTCGGAAAAACATTAAAAGGAACTGAAATTAAAGATGCAAACGATGTCTCAATGTATCTTTTAGCTGAGGCAAACGTTGCGACAGTAACAGGAGATGCTTTCGGAAATCCAAATTGTATTCGTTTTTCTTACGCGACAAGCAATGATATTTTAAAAGAAGCATTACGCAGAATTAAAGAAGCTTTAACTGCTTAA
- a CDS encoding fatty acid desaturase family protein has translation MNNTAPTFARQDNLKFFRTLNSRVNNYFKENNIQKTGNWKLHLKAVILFAVFLTPYFLILTLDMPFWVMLLLSIVIGIGMAGVGMNVMHDGNHGSYSNKSWINKFMGGTIYVLAGNVYNWQVQHNVLHHTYTNIPGHDEDLDAGRIIRFTEHAEWHSFHRFQHYYSVFLYGLLTFNWAITTDFKQMRNYLKRKLSYGEPKSPKILWTTLIITKLIYISIWIVLPMVIGITWWKVLIGFFVMHYTAGLILSVVFQLAHVVDHTTNPSPNELGEMDNTWAVHQLYTTTNFAPKNAIVNWYTGGLNHQIEHHIFPNISHIHYGKIAKIVKETAKECNLPYYEYKTMRSAIAAHFKHLRELGMKPELSV, from the coding sequence ATGAATAACACTGCACCTACATTTGCAAGGCAAGACAATCTGAAATTTTTCAGGACACTTAACTCTCGGGTAAACAATTACTTTAAGGAAAACAACATTCAGAAAACTGGAAACTGGAAGTTGCACTTAAAAGCCGTTATTCTATTCGCAGTTTTTTTAACTCCGTATTTTTTAATACTTACATTAGACATGCCATTTTGGGTTATGCTTCTTTTATCAATTGTAATTGGTATTGGAATGGCTGGCGTTGGAATGAATGTAATGCACGATGGTAATCACGGTTCGTATTCCAATAAAAGCTGGATCAATAAATTTATGGGGGGAACAATTTATGTTCTTGCTGGAAATGTTTACAACTGGCAGGTACAGCATAATGTGCTTCATCATACATATACAAACATTCCTGGGCACGACGAAGACCTAGATGCTGGAAGAATTATACGTTTTACAGAACATGCAGAATGGCATAGTTTCCACCGTTTTCAACATTATTATTCTGTTTTCTTATACGGTTTATTGACTTTCAATTGGGCAATCACAACCGATTTTAAGCAAATGAGAAATTATCTGAAAAGAAAATTATCTTACGGAGAACCAAAAAGCCCAAAAATTCTTTGGACAACTTTGATCATCACTAAACTTATTTATATTTCAATTTGGATTGTTTTACCAATGGTAATTGGAATTACTTGGTGGAAAGTACTAATTGGCTTTTTTGTAATGCACTACACCGCTGGTTTAATCTTAAGTGTTGTGTTTCAATTGGCACACGTTGTAGATCATACAACAAATCCTTCTCCAAACGAATTGGGAGAAATGGACAATACATGGGCAGTTCACCAATTGTATACGACAACTAATTTTGCACCAAAAAATGCAATTGTAAACTGGTACACAGGTGGATTAAACCATCAAATTGAACATCATATTTTTCCAAATATAAGTCACATTCACTATGGTAAAATTGCAAAAATCGTAAAGGAAACTGCAAAAGAGTGCAACTTGCCATATTATGAATACAAAACAATGCGAAGCGCTATCGCGGCTCACTTTAAGCATTTACGTGAATTAGGAATGAAACCTGAATTATCTGTTTAA
- the rsmG gene encoding 16S rRNA (guanine(527)-N(7))-methyltransferase RsmG yields MDEILKYFPNLTDLQIEQFQKLDFLYHDWNEKINVISRKDIDSLYTKHILHSLGIAKIMKFEPGATVLDVGTGGGFPGIPLAILFPETRFYLIDVIAKKIKVVQGVVDALELKNVKAEQKRAELVKGDFDFIVSRAVTNMPDFVSWIKDKIKKQHKHTLKNGILYLKGGDLADELKDFPNATLYDLAAIFDDEFFETKKVVHLPLKFKP; encoded by the coding sequence ATGGATGAGATATTGAAATATTTTCCAAATTTGACCGATCTTCAAATCGAACAATTTCAAAAATTAGACTTTTTATACCACGATTGGAATGAGAAAATTAATGTGATTTCGCGCAAAGACATTGATTCATTATATACAAAACATATCCTGCATTCCTTAGGAATTGCAAAAATCATGAAGTTCGAACCTGGAGCAACAGTTTTGGATGTTGGAACCGGCGGTGGTTTTCCTGGAATTCCGTTAGCGATTCTTTTTCCTGAAACTCGTTTTTATTTAATTGATGTGATTGCTAAAAAGATAAAAGTAGTTCAAGGTGTTGTTGATGCACTAGAATTAAAAAATGTAAAAGCAGAACAAAAACGTGCCGAATTGGTAAAAGGCGATTTTGATTTTATTGTAAGCCGAGCGGTAACTAATATGCCGGATTTTGTTTCTTGGATAAAAGATAAAATCAAAAAACAGCATAAACACACTTTAAAAAATGGAATTTTATATTTAAAGGGTGGAGACTTAGCAGATGAACTGAAAGATTTTCCAAATGCAACTTTATACGATTTGGCTGCAATATTTGATGATGAGTTTTTTGAAACCAAAAAGGTGGTTCATCTTCCTTTAAAATTCAAACCATAA